From the genome of Deltaproteobacteria bacterium, one region includes:
- a CDS encoding HEPN domain-containing protein, protein MDKKTRTWLETAQNDIEFAGQILVNKQRPFYALHFCHQAIEKILKAAIQHQTDTIPPRTHSLEKLLRLAKKELPPEMLETLLNLSPHYLSTKYLEDVAEMQQQYSEKFVQSLLKPTRELFQWVKKN, encoded by the coding sequence GTGGACAAAAAAACTCGAACATGGCTGGAAACCGCCCAAAATGATATTGAATTTGCGGGGCAGATTTTAGTCAATAAACAACGCCCTTTTTATGCCCTCCATTTTTGTCATCAAGCCATTGAAAAAATTTTGAAAGCCGCCATACAACATCAGACGGATACAATTCCTCCGCGAACACACAGTCTTGAAAAACTGCTTCGTCTTGCAAAAAAAGAGCTTCCCCCTGAAATGCTGGAAACTCTTCTAAATCTTTCTCCTCATTATTTAAGTACAAAATACCTAGAAGATGTAGCTGAAATGCAACAACAATATTCCGAAAAATTTGTTCAATCTCTTTTAAAACCAACACGGGAGCTATTTCAATGGGTCAAAAAAAACTGA
- the gspN gene encoding type II secretion system protein GspN encodes MPRGLKYIFYVGLFIFSFIFLTYWMFPMDAVKGRIIGSIEKALGPGYVVQIEDIGTYWFSGARLKNLKISHLKQGKEDKVLEAERMTARAGLFSLLFGGPRISFDLRMGKMEVEGSLHNSDQGWELVCSLYNVDVSQIPLFQQKIGLQLSSSVDGDIRINYDAKQPLRTTGEIELTFDKLFLKGGDLPLGEMGTFPLPDLSLADKGSQIKGAIDRGAINLESLRFKGEDLNLDLSGKIFLSPTLDRYRMNLQGKIQFSPKVWKSVDPILPEKWLVELRKQKTPDDTFPLSISGQFSAPQVYSGTMPVVPFKPF; translated from the coding sequence ATGCCACGGGGTCTTAAATATATTTTCTACGTCGGTCTGTTTATTTTTAGTTTTATTTTTCTGACGTATTGGATGTTTCCGATGGATGCAGTCAAGGGGCGCATTATCGGGTCGATCGAAAAAGCGCTGGGGCCGGGTTATGTGGTGCAGATAGAAGATATCGGTACGTATTGGTTTAGCGGGGCGCGTCTCAAAAATCTCAAAATCAGCCATTTAAAACAGGGAAAAGAGGATAAGGTGTTGGAAGCCGAACGCATGACAGCCCGCGCCGGACTTTTTTCGCTTTTGTTTGGGGGGCCCAGAATCAGTTTCGATCTGAGAATGGGAAAAATGGAAGTGGAAGGATCTCTGCATAATTCCGATCAGGGATGGGAGCTCGTTTGCTCTCTTTACAATGTTGACGTGAGCCAGATTCCTTTGTTTCAGCAGAAGATCGGATTGCAACTTTCTTCTTCTGTCGATGGCGATATCCGAATTAACTACGATGCCAAACAACCTTTGAGAACGACCGGCGAAATAGAACTGACGTTCGACAAACTTTTTCTGAAGGGAGGGGACCTGCCTTTGGGTGAAATGGGGACGTTCCCCCTTCCCGATCTTTCGTTGGCCGACAAAGGCTCCCAGATAAAAGGGGCCATTGACAGGGGAGCCATCAATTTGGAGTCATTGCGTTTCAAGGGAGAAGATCTCAATCTGGACCTCTCCGGAAAGATTTTTTTGAGCCCGACCTTGGACCGGTATCGCATGAATCTTCAGGGTAAAATTCAGTTTTCTCCCAAAGTTTGGAAATCGGTTGATCCGATTCTTCCCGAGAAGTGGCTTGTCGAATTGAGAAAACAGAAAACACCCGATGATACTTTTCCATTAAGCATCTCCGGTCAGTTCTCAGCCCCGCAAGTTTATTCCGGTACAATGCCCGTTGTCCCTTTCAAGCCGTTTTAA
- the pilM gene encoding pilus assembly protein PilM: MPQTIIGIDIGTYSIKIAKIERSFKSFEFVNFFERKIQYNEILKPEESISVTLQGMIDDFGIKWDQVICGYPGQKVSSRVVTLPFGSLKKIDQTLEFELEAYIPFDLTNLIVDYYVLTSSKESSDVLTLYTLRDEFARWFNMLQNCRVDPKIITVEEVEYLNLVSLGMVPPEGPYAILDIGHTKTNLVLCKGKKLSFVRSVSVAGKQITETIQKKLNVPHEEAERMKIEMGGIPQEGDVLDDLSRQVGEAMKEAIDELILNIRQAFFAFQNKEGVAVEGIYLCGGTSRIPTLDRYLSMRLKQNVTYIDCTSFHFSKLGKIATHRAMMTQGLALALRGVAAGGMPSINFRIGDFAYKGDVEKLGGTLRHVGIAVGLIFFLGLTHFSVKYYLLSKHLNALNSRVTGMVQKVLTTATKKQLSSPGAALKFLQSDEARIQDRASKLSDIKGLPVLDVIKEISSKIPGRKDIQLDVEDLNIKGDKMSLAGRVDSFIAVDKIKAALEASPYFKKVTPGNVGKGIKEGEVKFEMTMELSPKEEKP; the protein is encoded by the coding sequence ATGCCTCAAACAATTATTGGTATTGATATTGGGACCTATTCGATCAAGATTGCCAAGATCGAACGCTCGTTTAAAAGTTTTGAGTTTGTCAATTTTTTTGAACGCAAAATCCAATACAATGAAATTTTAAAACCGGAAGAGTCGATTTCCGTCACACTTCAAGGGATGATCGACGACTTTGGCATCAAATGGGATCAGGTCATTTGCGGTTATCCCGGCCAGAAAGTTTCTTCACGCGTGGTGACGCTTCCTTTCGGAAGTCTCAAAAAAATTGACCAGACTCTTGAGTTTGAGTTGGAAGCCTATATCCCCTTCGACCTCACAAATCTCATCGTTGATTATTATGTTTTGACGAGTTCCAAAGAATCGTCTGATGTTTTAACTCTCTATACACTCCGCGATGAGTTTGCGCGGTGGTTTAACATGTTGCAAAACTGCCGTGTTGATCCCAAAATAATTACAGTCGAAGAGGTGGAATATTTGAATCTTGTCTCCCTTGGCATGGTGCCGCCGGAGGGACCTTACGCCATTCTTGATATCGGACACACCAAAACCAATTTGGTGTTGTGTAAGGGGAAAAAACTTTCTTTTGTGCGTTCTGTTTCGGTTGCGGGAAAACAGATTACCGAAACAATCCAGAAAAAACTGAACGTTCCCCATGAAGAAGCCGAACGCATGAAAATTGAGATGGGTGGCATTCCCCAAGAGGGAGATGTGCTCGATGATTTGTCCCGTCAAGTCGGGGAGGCGATGAAGGAAGCGATAGACGAATTGATTTTAAATATTCGTCAGGCATTTTTTGCTTTTCAGAACAAGGAAGGCGTGGCTGTTGAGGGAATCTATCTTTGCGGCGGCACGTCCCGCATTCCAACACTCGATCGCTATCTTTCAATGCGTTTAAAGCAGAATGTGACCTACATTGATTGCACCTCTTTTCATTTCAGCAAACTGGGAAAAATAGCCACACACCGGGCCATGATGACGCAAGGTCTGGCTCTGGCATTGCGTGGTGTTGCGGCGGGCGGCATGCCCTCCATTAATTTTCGCATCGGAGATTTTGCGTACAAGGGGGACGTTGAAAAGCTGGGAGGAACACTTCGCCATGTAGGAATTGCGGTCGGCCTGATTTTTTTTCTGGGACTCACCCATTTTAGCGTGAAATATTATCTTCTCTCCAAACATCTCAATGCGTTGAACAGTCGCGTGACGGGTATGGTACAGAAAGTGCTTACCACCGCGACAAAAAAACAACTCTCTTCGCCCGGAGCGGCGCTTAAATTTTTGCAAAGCGATGAGGCGCGTATTCAGGATCGGGCTTCAAAATTATCGGACATCAAGGGACTTCCGGTTTTGGATGTTATCAAGGAAATCTCATCAAAGATTCCCGGCAGAAAAGATATCCAGCTTGATGTGGAAGATCTCAATATCAAGGGAGATAAGATGAGTCTGGCCGGCAGGGTTGATTCGTTTATCGCGGTTGATAAAATAAAGGCGGCTCTTGAGGCGTCTCCATATTTCAAAAAAGTGACTCCGGGCAATGTTGGAAAGGGCATCAAAGAGGGAGAAGTGAAGTTTGAAATGACAATGGAGTTATCTCCCAAAGAGGAAAAACCATAA
- a CDS encoding nucleotidyltransferase domain-containing protein: MGQKKLTDLDSVIDIFVAELKKRGIHPQEVLLYGSYAKGTADEWSDIDMVVISKDFESIPPIERPAILSHAAWPTQQTVEALGYTPKEIAKNGKDSILWEEIEKNHRVLYKAA; encoded by the coding sequence ATGGGTCAAAAAAAACTGACTGATCTAGATTCAGTCATCGATATTTTTGTTGCCGAATTGAAGAAGCGGGGCATTCACCCTCAAGAAGTGCTTTTGTATGGCTCGTATGCAAAAGGGACAGCCGATGAATGGAGCGACATTGATATGGTAGTGATTTCCAAAGATTTCGAATCCATCCCCCCCATTGAAAGGCCGGCAATCCTCTCTCATGCGGCGTGGCCGACACAACAAACTGTTGAGGCGTTGGGATACACTCCAAAAGAAATCGCCAAAAATGGGAAAGACAGTATTCTTTGGGAAGAAATCGAAAAAAACC